One Euphorbia lathyris chromosome 1, ddEupLath1.1, whole genome shotgun sequence DNA segment encodes these proteins:
- the LOC136201782 gene encoding small ribosomal subunit protein eS7 isoform X1, producing MYSTWNKIKKDKDAEPTEFEESVAQAIFDLENTNQELKSDLKDLFINSAVQMDVSGNRKAVVIYVPYRLRKAYRKIHLRLVRELEKKFSGKDVVVVATRRILRPPKKGSAVQRPRTRTLTAVHDAMLEDVVYPAEIVGKRSRYRIDGSKIMKVFLDPKERNNTEYKLESFAGVYRKLTGKDVVFEYPITEA from the exons ATGTACAGTACATGGAACAAGATAAAAAAAGACAAGGACGCTGAACCTACTGAATTTGAAGAGTCAGTTGCACAG GCAATATTCGACCTTGAGAATACAAACCAGGAGCTGAAGAGTGATCTGAAAGATCTGTTCATAAATTCAGCAGT TCAAATGGATGTGTCTGGAAATCGCAAAGCTGTTGTTATTTATGTTCCATACAGATTGAGGAAAGCCTACCGTAAGATTCATCTCCGTCTTGTTAGGGAGTTGGAGAAGAAGTTCAGTGGGAAA GATGTTGTGGTGGTTGCCACACGAAGGATCCTGCGTCCACCAAAGAAAGGCTCAGCCGTTCAGCGGCCACGAACCCGCACCCTCACAGCGGTGCATGATGCCATGCTTGAGGATGTAGTCTATCCTGCTGAGATTGTTGGGAAACGCAGCAGATACAGAATTGATGGATCCAAAATTATGAAG GTGTTCTTGGATCCTAAGGAGCGGAACAACACTGAGTATAAGTTGGAGTCGTTCGCTGGAGTTTACCGAAAGCTTACTGGGAAAGATGTTGTCTTTGAATACCCTATAACTGAGGCCTGA
- the LOC136201782 gene encoding small ribosomal subunit protein eS7x isoform X2: MYSTWNKIKKDKDAEPTEFEESVAQAIFDLENTNQELKSDLKDLFINSAVQMDVSGNRKAVVIYVPYRLRKAYRKIHLRLVRELEKKFSGKACYRLLTTNSSLVLRKRRGEIHVLLNWKPKINHDSQNEHFDSRVESQFDNYAAIFSLDVIIMHD; this comes from the exons ATGTACAGTACATGGAACAAGATAAAAAAAGACAAGGACGCTGAACCTACTGAATTTGAAGAGTCAGTTGCACAG GCAATATTCGACCTTGAGAATACAAACCAGGAGCTGAAGAGTGATCTGAAAGATCTGTTCATAAATTCAGCAGT TCAAATGGATGTGTCTGGAAATCGCAAAGCTGTTGTTATTTATGTTCCATACAGATTGAGGAAAGCCTACCGTAAGATTCATCTCCGTCTTGTTAGGGAGTTGGAGAAGAAGTTCAGTGGGAAA GCTTGCTATCGTTTGCTGACCACAAATTCATCCTTGGTGTTGAgaaaaaggagaggagaaattCATGTGTTACTAAACTGGAAACCGAAAATTAA TCACGACTCACAAAATGAGCATTTCGATTCACGAGTCGAGTCCCAGTTTGACAACTATGCTGCTATATTTTCCTTAGATGTCATCATCATGCATGACTGA